A region from the Aegilops tauschii subsp. strangulata cultivar AL8/78 chromosome 5, Aet v6.0, whole genome shotgun sequence genome encodes:
- the LOC109754367 gene encoding glutathione S-transferase U18, which produces MSEPVVVVGGWASPFVTRVCIALRLKGVEYEFLQEAVGRKSELLLRSNPVYKKMPVLLHGGRPVCESLVILQYVDEAFSAAGKPILPADPYRRAVHRFWAEYADAKLHSPLRTLRGMVGGDKADAAEQVSAALRQLEEAFVECSGGKPYFGGDDVGFLDIVVGSYIGWFGAAERIAGLPVLDEARTPRLAAWAVRFCAHEAVGDLVPDAARLVEFGEVLRAALAANASSRP; this is translated from the exons atgtcggaGCCGGTGGTGGTTGTAGGCGGGTGGGCGAGCCCGTTCGTGACGCGAGTGTGCATCGCGCTCAGGCTCAAGGGCGTGGAGTACGAGTTCCTCCAGGAAGCGGTGGGCAGGAAGAGCGAGCTGCTGCTCAGGTCCAACCCCGTGTACAAGAAGATGCCCGTGCTCCTCCACGGCGGTCGCCCCGTCTGCGAGTCCCTGGTCATCCTGCAGTACGTCGACGAAGCTTTCTCCGCCGCCGGGAAGCCCATCCTCCCAGCCGACCCCTATCGCCGCGCCGTCCACCGGTTCTGGGCAGAGTATGCCGACGCCAAG CTCCATTCACCACTTCGGACATTGAGAGGCATGGTCGGCGGCGACAAGGCCGACGCCGCGGAGCAGGTGTCCGCCGCGCTCCGGCAGCTCGAGGAGGCCTTCGTGGAGTGCAGCGGCGGGAAGCCCTACTTCGGTGGGGATGACGTCGGCTTCCTGGACATCGTCGTTGGCTCCTACATCGGGTGGTTCGGAGCCGCGGAGAGGATCGCTGGGCTTCCCGTCCTCGACGAGGCGAGAACGCCGCGGCTGGCGGCCTGGGCGGTGCGGTTCTGCGCGCACGAGGCCGTCGGGGACCTCGtgcccgacgccgccaggctcgTTGAGTTCGGCGAGGTGCTCCGCGCGGCGCTGGCGGCCAACGCTTCCTCCCGGCCGTGA